From a single Dehalococcoidia bacterium genomic region:
- a CDS encoding secondary thiamine-phosphate synthase enzyme YjbQ gives MRCQTHTIRIRTERGPQFIDITDRVAQLVQEASVRNGFVVVFSRHTTAAVRINENCPHLLQDIEDMLRRIAPPDGEYRHNVYAHAFSNNGERPNGHSHCQHLLLGASEAVPIVDGQLLLGQYQRIFFVELDHGRDREVVVQLLGE, from the coding sequence ATGAGGTGTCAGACCCACACCATACGCATCCGCACCGAACGAGGCCCCCAGTTCATCGACATCACCGACCGGGTGGCCCAGCTGGTACAGGAGGCGTCCGTGCGCAACGGGTTCGTGGTGGTCTTCTCTCGGCACACCACGGCAGCGGTGCGCATCAACGAGAACTGTCCTCACTTGCTGCAGGACATCGAGGACATGCTGCGGCGCATCGCCCCGCCCGATGGCGAGTACCGCCACAACGTCTACGCCCACGCCTTCTCCAACAACGGCGAGCGCCCCAACGGCCATTCTCACTGTCAGCACCTGCTGCTGGGGGCCAGCGAGGCCGTGCCCATCGTGGACGGCCAACTGCTGCTGGGCCAGTACCAGCGCATCTTCTTCGTCGAGCTGGACCACGGCCGAGACCGCGAGGTGGTGGTCCAGCTCCTGGGAGAGTGA
- the shc gene encoding squalene--hopene cyclase yields MSAGPLYRDRQRLAQAVREAVERSRDYFLRTQHPDGYWWGELESNVTMAAEYLMLTHILGVADPERWRKVANYLRREARPDGTWSIYYGGPPDLNATVESYFALKMAGVPADDPLLQKAREFVLSRGGVPRVRVFTKIWLAMLGQWDWRGVPVLPPEFMFLPTWFPINLYEFASWARATIVPILIILDRRPVWPVPEHARIDELFPVPPSQVDYRLPPPQRLLSWKGLFWGLDHALRAYGRVAFRPLREAAIRQAVKWIIARQEADGAWSGIQPPWVYSLIALKLLGYPLDHPVMKKGLEAFEGSFRVEDDVVYYPQACISPVWDTALAMIGLLDSGLPPDHEALVRAGRWLLKEQIFTGGDWQFKAKGVEPGGWAFEFDNDIYPDVDDTAEVMMALHRTRLPEERRKQMSLRRGLEWVLGMQCRDGGWGAFDKDNTQRLITHIPFCDFGEVLDYPTEDVTAHVLEMLGLLGYGPDFPPARRALAFLRRKQDPDGPWWGRWGVNYIYGTGAVLPALRAIGEDMGRPYVRRAVRWLLSRQNADGGWGESCHSYEDPSWKGRGESTASQTAWALMALLAALPEAEDDALREAVARGATFLVETQEEDGTWREPQFTGTGFPRDFYINYHLYRNYWPLMALGRLQRLLGT; encoded by the coding sequence ATGAGCGCTGGACCTCTCTACCGGGACCGGCAGCGGCTGGCCCAGGCCGTCCGCGAAGCGGTGGAGCGCTCCCGGGACTACTTCCTCCGTACCCAGCACCCCGACGGTTACTGGTGGGGAGAGCTGGAGAGCAACGTTACCATGGCCGCCGAATACCTGATGCTGACCCACATCCTCGGGGTGGCCGATCCCGAGCGCTGGCGGAAAGTGGCCAACTACCTGCGGAGGGAGGCGCGGCCCGACGGCACCTGGTCTATCTACTATGGCGGCCCGCCCGACCTGAACGCCACCGTAGAGTCCTATTTCGCCCTCAAGATGGCCGGCGTCCCCGCCGACGATCCCCTCCTGCAGAAGGCCAGGGAATTCGTCCTCTCCCGCGGCGGAGTCCCCAGGGTGCGGGTCTTCACCAAGATATGGTTGGCCATGCTGGGCCAGTGGGACTGGCGGGGAGTGCCGGTCCTGCCGCCGGAGTTCATGTTTTTGCCCACCTGGTTCCCTATCAACCTCTACGAGTTCGCCTCCTGGGCACGGGCCACCATCGTCCCCATTCTCATCATTCTCGACCGGCGGCCCGTGTGGCCGGTGCCGGAGCACGCCCGCATCGACGAGCTGTTTCCCGTGCCGCCCTCGCAGGTGGACTACCGCCTGCCGCCGCCCCAGCGGCTGCTCTCCTGGAAGGGCCTTTTCTGGGGGCTGGACCATGCCCTGAGGGCCTACGGCCGGGTGGCCTTCCGTCCCCTGCGAGAAGCGGCCATCCGCCAGGCGGTGAAGTGGATCATCGCCCGACAGGAGGCCGACGGAGCCTGGAGCGGCATCCAGCCTCCCTGGGTCTACTCCCTCATCGCCCTCAAGCTCCTGGGCTACCCTCTCGACCATCCGGTGATGAAGAAGGGGCTGGAGGCCTTCGAGGGCTCCTTCCGGGTAGAGGACGATGTCGTGTATTACCCCCAGGCCTGCATATCGCCGGTGTGGGACACAGCTCTGGCCATGATCGGCCTCCTGGACTCAGGTCTGCCGCCCGACCACGAGGCGCTGGTACGGGCCGGTCGCTGGTTGCTCAAGGAGCAGATCTTCACCGGCGGCGACTGGCAGTTCAAGGCCAAGGGCGTGGAGCCGGGCGGCTGGGCCTTCGAGTTCGACAACGACATCTACCCCGACGTGGACGATACGGCCGAGGTGATGATGGCCCTGCACCGCACCCGCCTGCCCGAGGAGCGTCGCAAGCAGATGTCCCTGCGCCGCGGCCTGGAGTGGGTGCTGGGCATGCAGTGTCGCGACGGCGGCTGGGGTGCCTTCGACAAGGACAACACCCAGCGCCTGATCACTCACATCCCCTTCTGCGACTTCGGCGAGGTGCTGGACTACCCCACCGAGGACGTGACTGCCCACGTGCTGGAGATGCTGGGGCTGCTGGGCTACGGCCCCGACTTCCCACCGGCCCGCCGAGCCCTGGCCTTCCTGCGCCGCAAGCAGGACCCTGATGGCCCGTGGTGGGGGCGCTGGGGCGTGAACTACATCTACGGCACCGGCGCCGTGCTGCCTGCCCTGCGGGCCATCGGCGAGGACATGGGCCGCCCCTACGTGCGTCGAGCGGTGCGCTGGCTCCTCTCCCGCCAGAACGCCGACGGAGGCTGGGGCGAGTCATGCCACAGCTACGAGGACCCCTCCTGGAAGGGAAGGGGAGAGAGCACCGCCTCCCAGACAGCCTGGGCCCTCATGGCCCTGCTGGCAGCCCTCCCCGAGGCCGAGGACGATGCGCTCCGGGAGGCAGTGGCTAGGGGCGCGACCTTCTTGGTCGAAACGCAGGAGGAGGACGGCACCTGGCGAGAGCCTCAATTCACCGGTACCGGCTTCCCCCGCGACTTCTACATCAACTACCACCTCTACCGCAACTACTGGCCGCTGATGGCCCTGGGCCGCCTCCAGCGCCTGCTCGGCACCTGA
- a CDS encoding Rdx family protein produces the protein MAAWMAVEIWHEFGADAPVIVTPVHDGRFEVYVGGEKVFDRKAEGGIYPDLKKVREIKALIRQRLQALAAS, from the coding sequence ATGGCCGCCTGGATGGCGGTCGAGATCTGGCACGAGTTCGGCGCCGACGCCCCTGTCATCGTCACCCCCGTGCATGACGGTCGGTTCGAGGTCTATGTGGGCGGGGAGAAGGTGTTCGACCGCAAGGCGGAGGGCGGCATATACCCCGACCTGAAGAAAGTGCGCGAGATCAAGGCCCTCATCCGCCAGCGACTCCAGGCCCTGGCTGCCAGCTAG
- a CDS encoding MBL fold metallo-hydrolase codes for MKKVREGIYQLVTPFPEYQRQEAYRLRQELEHNPRPTPSLPYVLPYFIVSRGENLLVDCGWNTDDAYQALTEQMQELGSHPREVRNLLLTHSHPDHCGLAGRLKAESGCAVWMHEKEVEFIRTRYVEPDELLRWVHEWVSKHGVPVEEQTWMERASMPVRHFVAPIESPDVPVKGGEHIVVGDFTFEVIWTPGHSPGHICLYEPNHRLLLTGDHILPLITPNVSLHPQQSANPLADYLASLEKVARLKVERILPAHEWDIDWFQQRLEELRAHHEERLDEMLRAVGTEGPVTAADVARRIKWNTGPYDELPFWMKRAALGETLAHLRYLVEQGRLREFEADGRVYFEAA; via the coding sequence TTGAAAAAGGTCCGCGAGGGCATATACCAGCTGGTGACCCCGTTCCCCGAATACCAGCGTCAGGAGGCCTATCGCCTGCGCCAGGAGCTGGAGCACAACCCCCGACCTACCCCCAGCCTGCCCTACGTCCTCCCCTACTTCATCGTCAGCCGGGGCGAGAACCTCCTGGTGGACTGCGGCTGGAACACCGACGACGCCTATCAGGCCCTGACGGAGCAGATGCAGGAGCTGGGGTCTCATCCCCGGGAGGTCCGCAACCTGCTCCTCACCCACTCCCATCCTGACCACTGCGGGCTGGCCGGACGTCTCAAGGCCGAGTCCGGCTGCGCCGTCTGGATGCACGAGAAGGAAGTGGAATTCATCCGCACCCGCTATGTCGAGCCGGATGAGCTGCTGCGGTGGGTCCACGAATGGGTGTCCAAGCACGGGGTGCCGGTGGAGGAGCAGACTTGGATGGAGCGGGCATCGATGCCCGTCCGCCACTTCGTGGCGCCCATCGAGTCGCCCGACGTGCCGGTCAAGGGGGGCGAGCACATCGTTGTGGGAGACTTCACCTTCGAGGTCATCTGGACGCCAGGGCACTCGCCCGGCCACATCTGTCTCTACGAGCCCAATCATCGCTTGCTGCTAACCGGCGACCACATCCTGCCCCTGATCACGCCCAACGTCAGCCTCCACCCTCAGCAGAGCGCAAATCCCCTGGCCGACTACCTGGCCAGCCTGGAGAAGGTGGCCCGCCTGAAGGTAGAGCGCATCCTGCCCGCCCACGAGTGGGATATCGATTGGTTCCAACAGCGGCTGGAGGAGCTGCGCGCCCACCATGAGGAGCGGCTGGACGAAATGCTCCGGGCGGTGGGCACGGAGGGGCCCGTCACCGCTGCCGACGTGGCGCGGCGCATCAAGTGGAACACAGGCCCTTACGACGAGCTGCCCTTCTGGATGAAGCGGGCAGCCCTGGGCGAGACCCTCGCCCACCTGCGCTACCTGGTAGAGCAGGGGCGCCTGCGCGAGTTCGAGGCCGACGGCCGCGTCTACTTCGAGGCCGCCTGA
- the ispH gene encoding 4-hydroxy-3-methylbut-2-enyl diphosphate reductase: MRIVRAKVMGFCFGVRRAIDMVQAGAQEGPIDSLGSVVHNPVVVEKLQASGVRVVSSLEEVSAPTIAVTAHGRGPEIVEQAQQLGLRLIDATCPIVRKAQKAAAKLVDEGFRVIIYGEADHPEVKGVLAWTKGQGLAILDPEAEIDIPRRKVALLSQTTKSEESFVQFVSRFVARNIGRINELRVINTTCPETDERYHAARELAEECDLIIVVGGRNSANTRKLAQTCRDAGVETYHIETAAELDPAWLEGKEVVGVTAGASTPDESIDEVVERLALLAGQRATVTSPQGG, from the coding sequence ATGAGGATCGTAAGGGCAAAGGTGATGGGTTTCTGCTTCGGGGTCCGTCGGGCCATCGACATGGTCCAGGCCGGCGCCCAGGAGGGGCCCATCGACAGCCTGGGGTCGGTGGTCCACAACCCGGTGGTGGTGGAGAAGCTCCAGGCCAGCGGCGTGCGCGTCGTCTCCTCCCTGGAGGAGGTCTCGGCGCCCACCATCGCCGTCACTGCTCATGGCCGCGGGCCGGAGATAGTGGAGCAAGCCCAGCAGCTGGGGCTGCGCCTCATCGACGCCACCTGCCCCATCGTGCGCAAGGCCCAGAAGGCGGCGGCCAAGCTGGTGGACGAGGGTTTCCGGGTCATCATATACGGCGAGGCCGACCACCCCGAGGTGAAGGGTGTGCTGGCCTGGACCAAAGGCCAGGGGCTGGCCATCCTCGACCCCGAGGCTGAGATAGATATACCGCGGCGGAAGGTGGCCCTCCTCTCTCAGACCACCAAGAGCGAGGAGTCCTTCGTCCAGTTCGTGTCGCGCTTCGTGGCCCGCAACATCGGCCGAATCAACGAACTGCGCGTCATCAACACCACCTGCCCCGAGACCGACGAACGCTATCACGCCGCCCGCGAGCTGGCCGAGGAATGCGACCTGATCATCGTGGTGGGAGGCCGCAACAGCGCCAACACGCGCAAGCTGGCCCAGACCTGCCGCGATGCCGGCGTGGAGACCTACCACATAGAGACGGCGGCGGAGCTGGACCCGGCCTGGCTGGAGGGCAAGGAGGTAGTGGGCGTCACGGCCGGCGCCTCCACGCCCGACGAGTCCATCGACGAGGTAGTGGAGCGGCTGGCCCTGCTGGCCGGTCAGAGGGCAACCGTCACCAGTCCCCAGGGAGGATGA
- a CDS encoding metal-sulfur cluster assembly factor yields the protein MALVTPELVREALKDVYDPEIPYNIVDLGLVYDIKVQEDGRVYILMTLTYPGCPIGPMIVEQIEEAVGALPGVKYVDVDFTFDPPWTPDRMSEEAKEALGLD from the coding sequence ATGGCCCTGGTGACGCCCGAGCTGGTGCGCGAGGCCCTGAAGGACGTTTACGACCCCGAGATACCCTACAACATCGTAGACCTGGGCCTCGTGTACGACATCAAGGTGCAGGAGGACGGGCGCGTCTACATCCTCATGACCCTCACTTACCCCGGCTGCCCCATCGGCCCGATGATCGTCGAGCAGATCGAGGAGGCGGTCGGGGCGCTGCCCGGGGTCAAGTACGTAGACGTGGACTTCACCTTCGATCCCCCTTGGACTCCCGACCGCATGAGCGAGGAAGCGAAGGAGGCCCTGGGCCTGGACTGA
- the hpnH gene encoding adenosyl-hopene transferase HpnH has protein sequence MPGQPLGLTIKLALYLAKQKLKGRKHFPLTMILEPLEACNLTCTGCGRIREYEPVLDKFMTVEEALRAVEECDPPVVSIAGGEPLMHPQIGEIVNALVKQKRYVYLCTNTLLYKRAFKIIPPSKYFAFVVHLDGLRQTHDIAVERKGVYDVAIRMIYEARKRGYRVCTNTTLYNGTDPEEYRHLFEMLTDMGVEGMMVSPGFAYKEVAHHPIFMQRQEAQSFFRRIFEGCRRGLRFYNNPLYRDFLQGKRYYECSQWTTPTYTVMGWRKPCYLIADGHAATYQELMTTVQWDKYGWGKDPRCDTCMMHCGFEGSAILQAMERPRDLLELAWRSLRGD, from the coding sequence ATGCCGGGACAACCGCTGGGGCTGACCATCAAGCTGGCCCTGTACCTGGCCAAGCAGAAGCTGAAGGGCCGCAAGCACTTCCCGCTGACCATGATCCTGGAGCCGCTGGAAGCCTGTAACCTCACCTGCACCGGCTGCGGCCGCATCCGCGAATACGAGCCGGTGCTGGACAAGTTCATGACGGTGGAAGAGGCGCTCAGGGCCGTGGAGGAGTGCGACCCGCCAGTGGTCTCCATCGCCGGCGGGGAGCCGCTCATGCACCCCCAGATAGGCGAGATAGTCAACGCCCTGGTGAAGCAAAAGCGCTACGTCTATCTGTGCACCAACACGCTGCTGTACAAGCGGGCCTTCAAGATCATCCCGCCGTCCAAGTACTTCGCCTTCGTGGTGCACCTGGACGGTCTGCGCCAGACCCACGACATCGCTGTCGAGCGCAAGGGCGTGTACGACGTCGCCATCCGCATGATCTACGAGGCCCGCAAGCGGGGCTACCGCGTTTGCACCAATACCACCCTCTACAACGGCACCGATCCCGAGGAGTATCGTCACCTGTTCGAGATGCTGACCGACATGGGCGTGGAAGGGATGATGGTCTCGCCGGGCTTCGCCTATAAGGAGGTGGCCCACCATCCCATCTTCATGCAGCGGCAAGAGGCACAAAGCTTCTTCCGCCGCATCTTTGAAGGCTGCCGTCGCGGCCTGCGCTTCTACAACAATCCGCTGTATCGCGACTTCCTGCAGGGCAAGCGATACTACGAGTGCAGCCAGTGGACGACGCCGACATACACCGTCATGGGCTGGCGCAAGCCGTGCTACCTCATCGCCGACGGCCACGCCGCCACCTACCAGGAGCTGATGACCACTGTCCAGTGGGACAAATACGGCTGGGGAAAGGACCCGCGCTGCGATACCTGCATGATGCACTGCGGCTTCGAAGGCTCAGCCATCCTCCAGGCGATGGAGCGTCCCAGGGACCTCCTGGAACTGGCCTGGCGCTCCCTGCGCGGCGACTAG
- a CDS encoding DUF2298 domain-containing protein, translated as MKETLLFWLSAQAAALAALPLCLRFFRGLPDRGYAFSKPLGVVALGYLFWLGGMLKVWPTDRGGALLALLLLAIASLAVAGGRGRELWRHLWHLWPYLVLVECLFLSSFVFGVYLRSFVPELVWGEKPFEMAFLNAVVRSDTFPPPDPWLAGHSINYYYFGYVEAASLSHLSGTATSVAFWLMLCLVAALAAVGAFGLAYNLVALHRGRPVDERAAVFGLLAAGLLLLVGNLEGVFELLARHGLGNEAFYRALGIAGLNGPYDCAARPQDCRAWYPTAFWWWWKATRMGSSYEVQEFPIFSFQFGDLHPHVLALPTTLAAAGVALQLLLDARSAGGLRWQGWVPWRPLAASLVVGAVAVTDMWALATFLALAAGAVGLGAWSSSGRLSAGLREGAAALVVLGAGVALLYLPFFLTVEASGLGLAVNQAWQAQVSGYPPVRSVITRPVHFLLFWLPMLVLPVGALVQARGQPRGAWLTVLPWALPLLAWASYILVTEGMGRTGPEPAGLAGEAVVRLENGNWLTIGLLALLLTRATRWLQDGVGQAHSGPGGAAPAFASWATLLALMLLLGAELFFVRDLLGFRYNTVFRFWYHAWTLLAVAGAFAAHELLEGLGLPSRRRLANAAWAGLAACVLAGGLVFTVLVVAERTEGLSRSPRGLDALAHLAHSDPQEYLAVRWLEENVRGTPTVLEATGGPYSDFGRISSRTGLPTVLGWANHEVQWRGGYDLLLGRAEDVERIYLTQDVQEAKALMARYGVQFVVVGRVEREALVEKAPVEERARRETALAKFGLFMEVAFQAGDVTIYRLPQQVYALNLQGWEASLSAGVGPGSP; from the coding sequence TTGAAAGAGACGCTCCTGTTCTGGCTCTCGGCCCAGGCAGCGGCCTTGGCCGCCCTGCCCCTCTGCCTCCGCTTCTTCCGCGGCTTGCCCGACCGTGGCTACGCCTTCAGCAAGCCCCTGGGCGTCGTGGCCCTCGGCTACCTCTTCTGGCTGGGCGGGATGCTCAAGGTGTGGCCCACCGACCGCGGCGGCGCCCTGCTGGCGCTGCTCCTGCTGGCCATCGCCTCGTTGGCAGTCGCTGGCGGACGGGGGCGGGAGCTGTGGCGACACCTGTGGCACCTTTGGCCCTACCTGGTGCTGGTGGAGTGCCTGTTCCTGTCGTCCTTCGTGTTCGGGGTCTATTTGCGCTCCTTCGTGCCCGAGCTGGTGTGGGGCGAGAAGCCCTTCGAGATGGCCTTCCTGAACGCTGTAGTCCGCAGCGACACCTTTCCCCCTCCCGACCCCTGGCTGGCGGGCCACAGCATCAACTACTACTACTTCGGCTATGTGGAGGCGGCCTCCCTGTCCCATCTTTCGGGGACCGCTACCAGCGTGGCCTTCTGGCTGATGCTCTGCCTGGTAGCGGCCCTGGCAGCGGTGGGGGCCTTCGGCCTGGCCTACAACCTGGTGGCGCTGCACCGGGGACGCCCGGTGGACGAGAGGGCGGCGGTCTTCGGCCTGCTGGCCGCGGGCCTTTTGCTATTGGTGGGGAACCTGGAAGGGGTCTTCGAGCTGCTGGCCCGCCACGGCCTGGGAAACGAGGCCTTCTACCGCGCCCTGGGCATCGCCGGGCTGAACGGCCCCTACGACTGCGCCGCCCGACCCCAGGACTGCCGCGCCTGGTATCCCACCGCCTTTTGGTGGTGGTGGAAGGCGACCCGCATGGGTTCGTCGTACGAGGTCCAGGAGTTCCCTATATTCAGCTTCCAGTTCGGCGACCTGCATCCTCATGTGCTGGCCCTGCCCACTACCCTGGCCGCGGCCGGGGTAGCGCTCCAGCTCCTCCTCGACGCACGCTCGGCGGGCGGCCTGCGCTGGCAGGGCTGGGTGCCATGGCGGCCGCTGGCGGCGTCGCTGGTGGTGGGCGCCGTCGCCGTCACCGATATGTGGGCCCTGGCGACCTTCCTGGCGCTGGCAGCGGGCGCCGTAGGCCTCGGGGCCTGGTCGTCCTCGGGCCGGCTGTCGGCAGGCCTGCGGGAGGGCGCGGCGGCGCTGGTGGTCCTGGGGGCAGGAGTCGCCCTCCTCTATCTGCCCTTTTTCCTGACGGTGGAGGCGTCGGGGCTGGGACTGGCAGTCAACCAGGCCTGGCAGGCCCAGGTGAGCGGCTATCCGCCCGTGCGCTCGGTCATCACCCGCCCCGTCCATTTCCTTCTGTTCTGGCTGCCCATGCTGGTCCTGCCCGTGGGGGCCCTGGTGCAGGCGCGGGGCCAGCCGAGGGGGGCCTGGTTGACTGTCCTGCCCTGGGCGCTTCCCCTGCTGGCCTGGGCATCCTACATCCTGGTCACCGAGGGCATGGGGCGCACCGGCCCCGAGCCGGCGGGACTGGCGGGGGAGGCCGTCGTCCGGCTGGAGAACGGCAACTGGCTGACCATCGGCCTTCTGGCGCTGCTGCTGACCAGGGCCACCAGATGGCTCCAGGATGGAGTGGGCCAGGCCCATTCCGGCCCGGGCGGAGCGGCCCCGGCCTTCGCCTCTTGGGCGACGCTGCTGGCGCTGATGCTGCTGCTGGGGGCAGAGCTTTTCTTCGTCCGGGACCTGCTGGGCTTCCGCTACAACACCGTGTTTCGCTTCTGGTATCACGCCTGGACCCTCCTGGCAGTGGCCGGGGCCTTCGCCGCTCACGAGCTGCTGGAGGGGCTGGGCCTGCCGTCCCGACGCCGACTGGCAAACGCTGCCTGGGCGGGCCTCGCTGCCTGCGTGCTGGCTGGCGGACTGGTCTTCACGGTGCTGGTGGTGGCCGAACGAACGGAGGGGCTATCGCGATCGCCCCGAGGCCTGGACGCCCTGGCCCATCTGGCCCACAGCGACCCCCAGGAGTACCTGGCCGTTCGCTGGCTGGAAGAGAATGTCCGCGGCACTCCGACGGTGCTGGAGGCCACCGGCGGCCCCTACAGCGACTTCGGTCGCATCTCCTCTCGCACCGGCCTGCCGACGGTGCTGGGGTGGGCCAACCATGAGGTGCAGTGGCGAGGGGGCTATGACCTGCTGCTGGGCCGGGCCGAGGACGTCGAGCGTATCTACCTGACCCAGGACGTGCAGGAGGCGAAGGCCCTCATGGCCCGCTACGGCGTCCAGTTCGTGGTGGTGGGGAGGGTGGAGCGGGAGGCCCTCGTGGAGAAGGCTCCGGTGGAGGAGCGGGCTCGACGGGAGACGGCCCTGGCCAAGTTCGGCCTGTTCATGGAAGTGGCCTTCCAGGCCGGCGATGTGACGATCTACCGCCTGCCTCAGCAGGTGTACGCCCTGAACCTCCAGGGCTGGGAGGCCAGCCTCAGCGCAGGTGTTGGGCCAGGAAGTCCATAA
- a CDS encoding dienelactone hydrolase family protein: protein MPVRWDQVTVDDSPMWCHLHVPVGAGPFPGVVVIMHAPGVDGFIQGICERLALAGYAAIAPDLYHRETEEQAKDPPLQRMARLRDDQIVRDVNAALEHLRSLKEVDRERVAIMGFCMGGRVAFMMACLNPAFRACVDFYGGNKMVAWGEGPAPFDLASQLSCPMLGLYGQEDTNPSPADVARLDEELTRLGKPHEFHMYPGAGHAFMNEDRPSYRHDAAQDAWRKVMDFLAQHLR from the coding sequence ATGCCGGTGCGCTGGGACCAGGTCACCGTGGACGACAGCCCCATGTGGTGTCACCTGCACGTGCCCGTCGGGGCGGGGCCTTTCCCGGGCGTGGTGGTCATCATGCATGCTCCTGGAGTGGATGGCTTCATCCAGGGCATCTGCGAACGGCTGGCCCTGGCTGGCTATGCTGCCATCGCCCCAGACCTATACCACCGCGAGACGGAGGAGCAGGCCAAAGACCCGCCCCTCCAGCGCATGGCCCGCCTCCGGGACGACCAGATAGTCCGCGACGTGAACGCGGCGCTGGAGCACCTGCGCTCCCTGAAGGAGGTAGACAGGGAGCGGGTGGCTATCATGGGCTTCTGCATGGGCGGCAGGGTGGCCTTCATGATGGCCTGCCTGAACCCCGCCTTCCGGGCCTGCGTGGACTTTTACGGCGGAAACAAGATGGTGGCCTGGGGGGAGGGGCCGGCCCCCTTCGACCTGGCCTCCCAGCTCTCCTGCCCGATGCTGGGCCTCTACGGGCAGGAGGACACCAACCCCAGTCCCGCAGACGTGGCGAGGCTGGATGAGGAGCTGACCAGGCTGGGCAAGCCTCACGAGTTCCATATGTACCCTGGGGCGGGACATGCCTTCATGAACGAGGACCGGCCCAGCTACCGTCACGATGCGGCCCAGGACGCCTGGCGCAAGGTTATGGACTTCCTGGCCCAACACCTGCGCTGA
- a CDS encoding polyprenyl synthetase family protein → MTTPAAFQRYRPELEAALRSFLSRQHPSLLYRMVRYHLGWEDEEGHPQSGGGGKALRPVLCLLACEAVGGQWPRALPAAVALELVHNFSLVHDDIQDRDRERRHRPTVWAIWGEAQAINAGDALLAAAQLALAHLPEAGVPHERAVAAAQTLASATLEMVEGQVLDLQFEGRDQVSLDEYLDMVSRKTGALFDAALRLGAMVGCDRSDVWEAMGRVGRLLGLAFQVRDDMLGVWGQEERTGKPAADIRRRKKGLPVVYALARGGPAAQAVSRAYASSSLGDRDVSAVVIALEEAGARDYCLSLAREKKAEALAILSGLDLVPEPRREMEGLAEFLLERDF, encoded by the coding sequence GTGACGACGCCGGCAGCCTTCCAGCGCTACCGCCCGGAGCTGGAAGCGGCCCTACGTTCCTTTCTGTCGCGACAGCACCCGTCCCTCCTCTACCGGATGGTCCGCTACCACCTGGGGTGGGAGGACGAGGAGGGACACCCGCAGAGCGGCGGCGGCGGAAAGGCCCTGCGCCCCGTCCTCTGCCTTCTCGCGTGCGAGGCGGTGGGAGGGCAATGGCCCCGGGCCCTGCCGGCGGCGGTAGCCCTGGAGCTGGTTCACAACTTTTCGCTGGTCCACGACGACATCCAGGACCGGGACAGGGAACGCAGGCACCGCCCGACTGTGTGGGCCATCTGGGGTGAGGCACAGGCCATCAACGCCGGCGATGCCCTGCTGGCGGCCGCGCAGCTGGCCCTGGCCCACCTGCCCGAGGCCGGCGTCCCCCATGAGCGGGCGGTGGCCGCAGCCCAGACCCTGGCCTCCGCCACCCTGGAGATGGTGGAGGGGCAGGTCCTGGACCTGCAGTTCGAAGGGCGCGACCAGGTCTCCCTGGACGAATACCTGGACATGGTCTCCCGCAAGACGGGGGCGCTGTTCGACGCCGCCCTGCGCCTGGGAGCCATGGTCGGTTGCGACCGTAGCGACGTTTGGGAGGCGATGGGCCGTGTGGGGCGCCTCCTAGGCCTGGCCTTCCAGGTGCGGGACGACATGCTGGGCGTCTGGGGGCAGGAGGAGCGGACGGGAAAGCCCGCCGCTGACATACGCCGTCGCAAGAAAGGGCTGCCAGTGGTCTACGCCCTGGCCCGGGGAGGCCCCGCCGCTCAGGCCGTGAGCAGGGCCTACGCCAGCTCCTCCTTGGGCGACCGGGACGTCAGCGCGGTCGTGATCGCCCTGGAGGAGGCCGGCGCCCGTGACTACTGTCTCTCGCTGGCCCGCGAAAAGAAGGCCGAGGCCCTAGCCATCCTTTCCGGTCTGGACTTAGTGCCGGAGCCGCGGCGAGAGATGGAAGGGCTGGCCGAATTCCTGCTGGAGCGCGATTTCTAG